A genomic window from Pannonibacter sp. XCT-53 includes:
- a CDS encoding ImuA family protein gives MHDFETLSRMMRQHAGPRPAGSGPASAGLPSRGLHEFHAAAADAVSLSGLALGLAAQSGRRRPLLHVGRSLSEGETGPLHGMGLAEFGLDPARLLPVRLRDPVAVLQAALEGAACAALDAVIVELWGEVRAYDLTASRRLALAARNSGVPVFVLRVGAAPVASAAETRWQVRALPSVALAANAPGRPAFDLTLLRARNGQEGLRYHVEWDRALSKLVSRPLTGIAPDRDLETGSGAAARRRAALPGAVVSLPVDRQGTPPSGPQRRAG, from the coding sequence CGAGGCCCGCAGGCAGCGGGCCCGCCAGCGCCGGGCTGCCCTCCCGGGGGCTGCACGAGTTTCATGCCGCCGCCGCCGATGCGGTCAGCCTGTCCGGGCTGGCGCTCGGGCTTGCGGCCCAGTCCGGCCGCCGGCGTCCGCTGCTGCATGTCGGGCGCAGCCTGTCCGAGGGCGAGACCGGCCCGCTGCATGGCATGGGTCTGGCCGAATTCGGCCTTGATCCGGCCCGCCTCTTGCCGGTCCGCCTGCGTGATCCCGTGGCCGTGCTGCAGGCCGCGCTGGAGGGGGCGGCCTGCGCGGCCCTGGACGCGGTGATCGTCGAGCTGTGGGGCGAGGTCCGGGCCTATGACCTGACCGCCAGCCGCCGTCTGGCGCTCGCCGCCCGCAATTCCGGCGTGCCCGTGTTCGTGCTGCGGGTGGGGGCTGCCCCTGTGGCAAGCGCTGCGGAAACCCGCTGGCAGGTGCGCGCGCTGCCCTCGGTTGCCCTTGCGGCCAATGCGCCGGGACGTCCGGCCTTCGACCTGACCCTTCTGCGGGCCCGCAACGGCCAGGAGGGCTTGCGCTATCATGTGGAGTGGGATCGTGCTCTCTCAAAACTCGTCTCCCGGCCGCTCACCGGCATTGCCCCGGACCGCGACCTCGAAACCGGCTCCGGCGCCGCAGCCCGACGCCGGGCGGCGCTACCTGGCGCTGTGGTTTCCCTTCCTGTCGACCGACAGGGCACGCCGCCATCAGGTCCGCAGCGGCGCGCCGGTTGA
- a CDS encoding Y-family DNA polymerase has product MLVEKARGALRLAALDANAARLGLRTGMALTEARAVLPGLLTGEAAPEADADLLAAAASACEMFTPLLALRGNEGLLLDITGCAHLFGGEVGLGTRATRRLQRLGLTVRAAIAGTPQAAWALAREKPGTVTRPGPEEEALLRGLPLAVLEQDAETALALQRAGFRSLGDLDERPSHMLSARFGEALPAALRRVLGREDLRLTPLRLPPEIMAEKHFPEPVTGLEALLEALRTLAGDAMAALERRGAGGRAFEAAFFRSDGEVRRVSLETAQGLRDAARLVRLLELRIDALADPLDPGFGFDALRLAVLRSDPLTPQQAQLDGSSAAAAEAAEVAALVDRLMARFGREAVQRHVARDTHDPALAAAVVPYLSAAAGASWELVAPGGGEEQVPLRPLTLFRQPQPIEVMAEVPDSPPLRFRWRHVLHEVTRAEGPERIAPDWWRLPLLPGAQHLAPVPVTRDYYRVEDARGLRFWLFREGFYEDPAAPPRWFLHGLFA; this is encoded by the coding sequence GTGCTGGTCGAGAAGGCGCGCGGGGCGCTGCGTCTTGCCGCGCTCGACGCCAATGCCGCGCGGCTTGGCCTGCGCACCGGCATGGCGCTGACGGAGGCGCGTGCCGTCCTGCCGGGTCTCCTCACCGGCGAGGCGGCCCCGGAGGCGGATGCGGATCTTCTGGCTGCCGCCGCCTCGGCCTGCGAGATGTTCACCCCGCTCCTGGCCCTGAGGGGCAACGAGGGGCTCTTGCTCGACATCACCGGCTGCGCCCATCTCTTCGGCGGCGAGGTCGGGCTCGGCACCCGGGCGACGCGCCGGCTGCAGCGGCTGGGGCTCACTGTCCGCGCCGCCATTGCCGGCACGCCGCAGGCGGCCTGGGCGCTGGCGCGGGAAAAGCCGGGAACGGTCACCCGGCCCGGTCCGGAGGAGGAGGCCCTGCTGCGCGGCCTGCCTCTCGCCGTGCTCGAACAGGATGCGGAGACCGCGCTGGCGCTGCAGCGCGCCGGGTTCCGCAGTCTGGGAGATCTGGACGAGCGGCCCTCGCACATGCTGTCCGCCCGCTTCGGGGAGGCCTTGCCGGCGGCGCTGCGCCGGGTGCTGGGGCGCGAGGACCTGCGCCTCACGCCCTTGCGCCTGCCGCCCGAAATCATGGCGGAGAAGCATTTTCCCGAGCCGGTCACCGGTCTCGAGGCGCTGCTTGAGGCGCTGCGCACGCTGGCCGGCGATGCCATGGCCGCGCTGGAGCGGCGCGGGGCGGGCGGGCGTGCCTTCGAGGCGGCCTTCTTCCGCAGCGACGGCGAGGTGCGTCGGGTCAGTCTCGAAACCGCGCAGGGCCTGCGCGATGCGGCCCGGCTGGTGCGCCTGCTGGAACTGCGCATCGATGCCCTCGCCGATCCGCTCGACCCCGGTTTCGGCTTCGACGCCCTGCGCCTCGCCGTCCTGCGCAGCGATCCGCTCACCCCGCAGCAGGCGCAGCTCGACGGCTCCAGCGCCGCTGCCGCCGAGGCGGCGGAGGTCGCGGCCCTCGTCGACCGGCTGATGGCCCGCTTCGGCCGGGAGGCCGTGCAACGCCATGTGGCCCGCGACACGCATGACCCGGCGCTCGCCGCCGCCGTGGTGCCCTACCTGTCGGCGGCGGCCGGTGCCTCCTGGGAGCTTGTCGCGCCGGGAGGCGGGGAGGAGCAGGTGCCTCTGCGCCCGCTCACCCTGTTCCGCCAGCCGCAGCCGATCGAGGTCATGGCCGAGGTGCCCGACAGCCCGCCGCTCCGGTTCCGCTGGCGCCATGTGCTGCATGAGGTGACGCGGGCCGAAGGGCCGGAGCGGATCGCGCCGGACTGGTGGCGCCTGCCGCTGCTGCCGGGGGCGCAGCACCTCGCGCCGGTGCCCGTGACGCGGGACTATTACCGGGTGGAGGATGCCCGCGGCCTGCGCTTCTGGCTGTTCCGCGAAGGCTTCTACGAGGATCCGGCCGCGCCGCCGCGCTGGTTCCTGCACGGGCTGTTCGCATGA